Proteins co-encoded in one Kutzneria chonburiensis genomic window:
- a CDS encoding NAD(P)-dependent alcohol dehydrogenase: MKAVRLHSYHKQPVVEEVPEPRVSDPFDVVVRIGGAGVCRTDLHIIEEQWASRSGVTLPYTIGHENAGWVEEIGSGVSNVAVGDTVILHPTPTCGLCHACRAGDDMHCVSSVFPGINADGGMAEYLLTSARACIKLDPATQPSDVAALADAGITAYHAVRKAVPLLYPGTVCVVNGAGGLGHIGIQSLAALTATTIVVVDRNPEALDLAAKLGADQTIVADGKHVDAVLDLTGGNGAEVVLDFVAEQGAQQDAFAMTRRGGSHFVIGYGSNLDIPTIDIISTERNVVGNLVGTYNDLVELMVLAQKGKVTLHTRKYPLDAAPDALADLDAGRVRGRAVLTP; encoded by the coding sequence ATGAAGGCCGTTCGGCTGCACTCCTACCACAAGCAGCCCGTCGTCGAAGAGGTGCCGGAGCCGCGGGTTTCCGACCCGTTCGACGTGGTGGTGCGCATCGGCGGCGCCGGTGTCTGCCGCACCGACCTGCACATCATCGAGGAGCAGTGGGCGTCGCGGTCCGGCGTCACGCTGCCGTACACCATCGGACACGAGAACGCCGGCTGGGTCGAGGAAATCGGTTCCGGAGTGTCCAATGTGGCCGTCGGTGACACGGTCATCCTGCACCCGACGCCGACCTGCGGCCTGTGCCACGCCTGCCGTGCCGGCGACGACATGCACTGTGTCAGCTCGGTTTTCCCGGGGATCAACGCCGACGGCGGCATGGCCGAGTACCTGCTGACCTCGGCCCGGGCCTGCATCAAGCTGGACCCGGCCACGCAGCCGTCCGACGTGGCGGCGTTGGCCGACGCCGGCATCACGGCGTACCACGCCGTGCGCAAGGCGGTTCCTCTGCTGTACCCCGGTACGGTATGCGTGGTGAACGGGGCCGGCGGGCTCGGGCACATCGGCATCCAGTCGCTGGCCGCGCTGACCGCGACCACGATTGTCGTCGTCGATCGCAACCCGGAAGCCCTTGACCTGGCGGCGAAACTCGGCGCGGACCAGACGATCGTGGCCGACGGCAAGCACGTCGACGCGGTGCTCGACCTGACCGGCGGCAACGGGGCCGAGGTGGTGCTGGACTTCGTTGCCGAGCAGGGCGCCCAGCAGGACGCCTTCGCCATGACCCGGCGCGGCGGCTCGCATTTCGTCATCGGCTACGGCAGCAACCTCGACATCCCCACCATCGACATCATCTCCACCGAGCGCAACGTGGTCGGCAACCTGGTCGGCACGTACAACGACCTGGTCGAGCTGATGGTGTTGGCGCAGAAGGGGAAGGTCACCCTGCACACCCGCAAGTACCCGCTGGACGCCGCGCCGGACGCGCTGGCCGACCTGGACGCCGGCCGGGTGCGCGGCCGGGCCGTGCTCACCCCGTAG